From Armatimonadota bacterium, one genomic window encodes:
- a CDS encoding prepilin-type N-terminal cleavage/methylation domain-containing protein → MKRRGFTLIELLVVIAII, encoded by the coding sequence ATGAAAAGACGCGGCTTTACACTGATCGAGTTGCTTGTGGTCATCGCCATCATCTAA